In one Streptomyces sp. NBC_01288 genomic region, the following are encoded:
- a CDS encoding phosphoribosyltransferase: MNKAVNDGVRSGGNGVWSGRWVAERLGVELLGDPELTDLLGLALRRNPKRAHLLVSNVLGKHVPQSPSIVYGYGFTLGRRVRDLLGPDESARAVVLGYAETATGLGHAVADGIAVAPYLHSTRRPVTGVATAGGFEESHSHATSHLLLPENPELLAGEGPLILVDDEFSTGNTVLNTIRDLHERYPRDRYVVVALVDMRSSADAGRLDEFAAEIGARVDLVAAASGTVRLPAGVLEKGQELVARYESGGTGTGGSSSAAPSGLVAQFPAPLKTNLDADSAGARGTARPAPTGAHSTHNRITRVELRWPRNLPDGGRHGFTPQHRIRLERALPAMAARLAEALPEDARRVHILGFEELMYAPLRLARELEQVVDAGVTYSTTTRSPVLAVDDPGYAIRTRLTFPAHDTPADGPGDRYAYNIAGAGFDAVVAVLDDTADTPELHAPDGLLARLAEHTPHVVLAVVPSYVPERPPMLPDPLRGPAFSSYASEEVGWLLQDLSDVTLEAPTEEREEAIQSGGAHYAESLPVEYQPSEHYQQLFHTALDEAAGRLALAVGAVTELVLAERSPHPVLVSLARAGTPVGVLMRRWAQHRHGLDLPHYAVSIVRGRGIDANALRWLAAHHDPADVVFVDGWTGKGAITRELADAVREFEESDGITGFDPEIAVLADPGSCVKTYGTREDFLIPSACLNSTVSGLISRTVLRSDLVGPHDFHGAKFYRELAGADVSVDFLDAVAARFPEVSDAVTVLAKELLAADRTPTWEGWAAVERISEEYGIHDVNLVKPGVGETTRVLLRRVPWKILARAGAGADLDHVRLLAEQRGVPVEEVAELPYTCVGLIHPKYTRGATGADGKAVAV, translated from the coding sequence ATGAACAAGGCAGTGAACGACGGTGTCCGGTCGGGCGGCAACGGGGTCTGGTCGGGCAGGTGGGTCGCGGAGCGGCTCGGGGTCGAACTGCTCGGCGACCCCGAGCTGACCGACCTCCTGGGCCTGGCCCTCCGCCGCAACCCCAAGCGGGCCCACCTGCTGGTGTCGAACGTGCTCGGCAAGCACGTCCCGCAGTCCCCGTCGATCGTGTACGGCTACGGCTTCACCCTGGGCCGTAGGGTCCGCGACCTCCTCGGCCCTGACGAGTCCGCCCGGGCGGTGGTCCTCGGCTACGCGGAGACGGCGACGGGCCTCGGCCACGCGGTGGCGGACGGCATCGCCGTCGCCCCCTACCTCCACTCGACCCGCCGCCCTGTCACCGGCGTGGCCACGGCAGGCGGCTTCGAGGAGTCCCACTCCCACGCGACGTCCCACCTCCTGCTCCCCGAGAACCCCGAACTCCTCGCGGGCGAGGGCCCGTTGATCCTGGTGGACGACGAGTTCTCCACGGGCAACACGGTCCTGAACACGATCCGCGACCTGCACGAGCGTTATCCGCGAGACCGGTACGTGGTGGTCGCCCTGGTCGACATGCGTTCCTCTGCCGACGCGGGCCGCCTGGACGAGTTCGCGGCGGAGATAGGCGCGAGGGTCGACCTGGTGGCTGCGGCCTCGGGCACGGTTCGCCTGCCGGCGGGGGTGCTGGAGAAGGGGCAGGAGTTGGTGGCGCGGTACGAGTCAGGGGGTACCGGGACAGGTGGTTCGTCGTCTGCGGCGCCGTCTGGGCTGGTCGCGCAGTTCCCCGCGCCCCTGAAAACTAACCTGGACGCCGACTCCGCAGGGGCGCGGGGAACTGCGCGACCGGCCCCCACCGGCGCGCACTCGACCCACAACCGAATCACCCGAGTCGAACTCCGCTGGCCCAGAAACCTTCCCGACGGCGGACGACACGGCTTCACTCCCCAACACCGAATACGCCTCGAACGCGCCCTCCCCGCAATGGCCGCCCGCCTGGCCGAGGCACTCCCGGAAGACGCTCGCCGCGTGCACATCCTCGGGTTCGAAGAGCTGATGTACGCCCCCCTCCGCCTCGCCCGCGAGCTGGAGCAGGTCGTGGATGCCGGAGTCACCTACTCCACCACCACCCGCTCACCCGTCCTCGCGGTGGACGACCCGGGCTACGCGATACGAACCCGCCTGACCTTCCCGGCCCACGACACTCCCGCCGACGGCCCGGGCGACCGCTACGCCTACAACATCGCCGGCGCCGGTTTCGACGCGGTCGTCGCCGTGCTCGACGACACCGCCGACACCCCCGAACTCCACGCCCCGGACGGCCTGTTGGCGAGGCTCGCCGAACACACCCCGCACGTCGTCCTCGCGGTGGTGCCCTCGTACGTCCCCGAAAGGCCCCCCATGCTCCCCGACCCCCTCCGCGGCCCCGCCTTCTCCTCGTACGCGTCGGAAGAGGTCGGCTGGCTGCTCCAGGACCTCTCGGACGTGACGCTGGAGGCGCCGACCGAGGAGCGCGAGGAGGCCATCCAGAGCGGCGGCGCGCACTACGCGGAGTCGCTGCCGGTGGAGTACCAGCCGAGCGAGCACTACCAACAGCTGTTCCACACCGCCCTGGACGAGGCTGCCGGACGACTCGCGCTGGCCGTGGGCGCCGTCACCGAACTCGTCCTCGCCGAACGCTCCCCCCACCCCGTCCTCGTCTCGCTCGCCCGCGCCGGCACCCCCGTAGGCGTCCTGATGCGCCGCTGGGCCCAGCACCGCCACGGTCTCGACCTCCCGCACTACGCCGTGTCGATCGTGCGCGGCCGGGGCATCGACGCCAACGCGCTCCGCTGGCTCGCCGCCCACCACGACCCCGCCGACGTCGTGTTCGTCGACGGCTGGACCGGCAAGGGCGCCATCACCCGTGAACTCGCCGACGCGGTCAGGGAGTTCGAGGAGTCCGACGGCATCACCGGCTTCGACCCGGAGATCGCGGTGCTCGCCGACCCCGGTTCCTGCGTGAAGACATACGGCACCCGCGAGGACTTCCTCATCCCCTCCGCCTGCCTCAACTCGACCGTGTCGGGCCTGATTTCGCGTACGGTGCTCCGCTCGGACCTGGTCGGCCCGCACGACTTCCACGGCGCCAAGTTCTACCGCGAACTCGCCGGCGCGGACGTCTCGGTGGACTTCCTGGACGCCGTGGCCGCCCGCTTCCCGGAGGTGTCGGACGCGGTGACCGTCCTCGCCAAGGAACTGCTCGCCGCCGACCGCACCCCAACCTGGGAGGGCTGGGCGGCAGTTGAGCGGATCAGTGAGGAGTACGGCATCCACGACGTGAACCTCGTCAAGCCCGGCGTCGGCGAGACCACCCGGGTGCTGCTGCGCCGGGTGCCCTGGAAGATCCTCGCGCGAGCCGGTGCGGGCGCCGACCTCGACCACGTCAGACTGCTCGCCGAGCAGCGGGGGGTGCCCGTCGAGGAGGTGGCCGAACTGCCGTACACCTGCGTGGGGTTGATCCACCCCAAGTACACGCGCGGTGCGACCGGCGCCGACGGCAAGGCGGTGGCGGTCTGA
- a CDS encoding HAD family hydrolase, whose product MPVLVASDLDRTLIYSAAALALTMPDARAPRLLCVEVHESKPLSFMTETSAALLTQLGELGDAAVFVPTTTRTRKQYQRINLPGPEPKFAICANGGHLLVDGVTDEDWHAQVQAKLAAECAPLEEVRQYLADTADPAWVRKHRIAEDLFAYLVVERELLPEEWVKELAVWAENRGWTVSLQGRKIYAVPKPLTKSAAMREVAHRTNATLTLAAGDSLLDADLLLAADKGWRPGHGELADEAWTAPNITALPERGVQAGERILYEFLRAMP is encoded by the coding sequence ATGCCGGTACTCGTCGCCAGTGACCTCGACCGTACGCTCATCTACTCCGCGGCGGCCCTCGCCCTGACGATGCCGGACGCGCGGGCGCCCCGGCTGCTCTGCGTCGAGGTGCACGAGAGCAAGCCGTTGTCCTTCATGACGGAGACGTCGGCCGCACTGCTCACTCAACTCGGCGAACTCGGTGACGCGGCCGTCTTCGTCCCGACCACCACCCGCACCCGCAAGCAGTACCAGCGCATCAACCTGCCCGGCCCGGAACCGAAGTTCGCGATCTGCGCCAACGGCGGCCACCTCCTCGTCGACGGCGTCACCGACGAGGACTGGCACGCCCAGGTCCAGGCGAAGCTGGCCGCCGAGTGCGCCCCGCTGGAGGAGGTCCGGCAGTACCTCGCCGACACCGCCGACCCGGCCTGGGTCCGCAAACACCGCATCGCCGAGGACCTCTTCGCCTACCTCGTAGTGGAGCGCGAGTTGCTCCCCGAGGAATGGGTCAAGGAGCTGGCGGTCTGGGCGGAGAACCGAGGCTGGACGGTGTCGTTGCAGGGCCGCAAGATCTACGCCGTCCCGAAGCCCCTCACCAAGAGCGCGGCCATGCGAGAGGTGGCCCACCGCACCAACGCCACCCTGACCCTGGCAGCCGGCGACTCCCTACTCGACGCCGACCTGCTCCTCGCCGCAGACAAGGGCTGGCGCCCGGGCCACGGTGAACTGGCAGACGAGGCGTGGACGGCCCCCAACATCACGGCGCTACCAGAGCGAGGCGTCCAGGCAGGCGAACGGATCCTCTACGAGTTCCTGAGGGCGATGCCGTAG
- a CDS encoding FmdB family zinc ribbon protein, whose translation MPRYEYRCRTCGSTFELSRPMAESSAPADCPAGHGDTVKLLSAVAVGGTSSAPAAGGGGGGGGCCGGGCCG comes from the coding sequence ATGCCTCGCTACGAGTACCGCTGCCGCACGTGCGGATCTACGTTCGAACTGAGTCGGCCCATGGCGGAGTCGTCCGCGCCGGCGGATTGCCCTGCGGGGCACGGCGACACCGTGAAGCTGCTGTCGGCTGTGGCGGTGGGGGGTACGTCCTCTGCGCCCGCGGCCGGAGGGGGCGGCGGGGGCGGCGGTTGTTGTGGGGGCGGGTGCTGCGGCTAG
- a CDS encoding transglycosylase domain-containing protein, translating to MQLKLPAGFRPDETMQLRLSDLEIPEASEIPEGETKPVRHRGRKAYRASLHSRLSRLAAVLRTRFALVAARLAPAVIFLTPYVRKLRPMYPRPGRTDWRRWIPSWRQSVGGVLAAVGLSGMFLVVAYATTDIPSNLNTYATQQDNVYFWSDGTPMARTGWVQRQAMPLKDIPTDVRWAVLAAENESFYSDPGISMKGIARALYRTVGEGDTEGGSTITQQYVKNVYLTQNQTVSRKFTEAMISLKLDNKMSKDKILEGYLNTSWFGRGTYGLQRASQAYYGKDVSQLNASQGAFLASLLKGAGLYDPTLSKANHARAVARWSWILDRMVKIGKLSPAERAKYKTFPEPLNQSKTYDTGKQSDYLVELATQYVKKTAHISDKDFDLGGYQIYTTFDRKRETELTDAVNKARKDARKKNADTAKTAHYGASSVASDGRILAVYGGPDHRKQGYNDSNSTTVPAGSAFEPFVYAAALEHGVTKTRGRPPTSVTPDTLYDGDDAVPVTTPEGPYWDRSGKKVAAHNDGNKSYGQISLRQALAQSVNTPFMQLGMDTGLTTVRKTAEDAGLLSSSFGAQVPALSLGNATPSALRMASAYGTFDAGGLHTEPYSVRRITRNGAAVAVERPEPVRAMSKTTASEVTDALTDSFGFAHPSAAKAARTEVAGKTGTTQDDTAAWYVGTAESVSTAVVVYRIDLSKSLEPLPLKGVSGTPVTDVPYGIWSRAMTPLG from the coding sequence ATGCAGTTGAAGCTCCCCGCCGGGTTCCGGCCGGACGAGACCATGCAGCTGCGGTTGTCCGACCTGGAGATACCGGAGGCGTCGGAGATACCCGAGGGGGAGACGAAACCGGTCCGGCACCGGGGCCGCAAGGCCTACCGCGCGTCCCTCCACAGCCGTCTCTCCCGCCTCGCCGCAGTCCTCCGCACCCGCTTCGCCCTTGTCGCCGCCCGCCTCGCCCCGGCCGTGATCTTCCTCACGCCGTACGTCCGCAAGTTGCGCCCGATGTACCCGCGCCCCGGCCGTACGGACTGGCGCCGCTGGATACCCTCCTGGCGGCAGTCGGTCGGGGGTGTCCTGGCCGCCGTAGGACTCAGCGGAATGTTCCTGGTCGTGGCCTACGCGACCACCGACATCCCCTCGAACCTCAACACGTACGCCACCCAGCAGGACAACGTGTACTTCTGGTCCGACGGGACGCCCATGGCGCGGACCGGCTGGGTGCAGCGGCAGGCGATGCCGCTGAAGGACATCCCGACCGACGTCCGCTGGGCCGTGCTCGCCGCGGAGAACGAGAGCTTCTACAGCGACCCCGGCATCTCCATGAAGGGCATCGCCCGTGCCCTCTACCGCACGGTCGGTGAGGGGGACACCGAGGGCGGCTCGACGATCACCCAGCAGTACGTGAAGAACGTCTACCTGACGCAGAACCAGACGGTGAGCCGCAAGTTCACCGAGGCGATGATCTCCCTCAAGCTCGACAACAAGATGAGCAAGGACAAGATCCTTGAGGGCTATCTCAACACCAGCTGGTTCGGCCGCGGCACCTACGGCCTCCAGCGCGCCTCGCAGGCGTACTACGGCAAGGACGTCAGCCAGCTCAACGCGAGCCAAGGCGCCTTCCTGGCCTCGCTGTTGAAGGGTGCGGGCCTCTACGACCCGACGCTCAGCAAGGCCAACCACGCCCGGGCGGTGGCCCGTTGGTCGTGGATCCTCGACCGTATGGTGAAGATCGGCAAGCTGTCGCCGGCCGAGCGCGCGAAGTACAAGACCTTCCCCGAGCCGCTCAATCAGTCGAAGACCTACGACACCGGCAAGCAGAGCGACTACCTGGTCGAACTGGCCACGCAGTACGTGAAGAAGACCGCGCACATCTCGGACAAGGACTTCGACCTCGGCGGCTACCAGATCTACACGACGTTCGACCGCAAGCGGGAGACCGAGCTGACGGACGCCGTGAACAAGGCCCGCAAGGACGCGCGGAAGAAGAACGCCGACACGGCGAAGACCGCGCACTACGGCGCCTCCTCGGTGGCCTCCGACGGCCGGATCCTCGCCGTCTACGGCGGCCCCGACCACCGTAAGCAGGGCTACAACGACTCCAACTCGACCACTGTGCCCGCGGGTTCGGCCTTCGAGCCGTTCGTCTACGCCGCCGCCCTGGAGCACGGGGTCACCAAGACCCGTGGCAGACCGCCGACTTCGGTCACCCCGGACACGCTGTACGACGGGGACGACGCCGTGCCGGTCACCACACCCGAGGGGCCGTACTGGGACCGCAGCGGCAAGAAGGTCGCCGCGCACAACGACGGCAACAAGTCCTACGGGCAGATCAGTCTGCGCCAGGCCCTCGCCCAGTCCGTGAACACCCCGTTCATGCAGCTCGGCATGGACACGGGCCTGACGACCGTACGGAAGACCGCCGAGGACGCGGGCCTGCTCTCCTCCAGCTTCGGGGCACAGGTGCCCGCGCTGTCGCTGGGGAACGCGACGCCCAGCGCCTTGCGGATGGCGAGCGCGTACGGCACGTTCGACGCCGGGGGCCTCCACACCGAGCCGTACTCGGTCCGCCGTATCACCCGTAACGGTGCCGCGGTCGCCGTGGAGCGGCCGGAGCCGGTCCGGGCGATGAGCAAGACCACCGCGAGCGAGGTGACGGACGCGCTCACGGACTCCTTCGGCTTCGCACACCCCAGCGCCGCCAAGGCCGCCAGAACCGAGGTGGCGGGCAAGACCGGCACCACGCAGGACGACACCGCGGCCTGGTACGTCGGGACGGCCGAGTCCGTGTCGACCGCCGTCGTCGTCTACCGCATCGACCTGAGCAAGAGCCTCGAACCTCTGCCGCTGAAGGGAGTTTCCGGCACGCCAGTCACCGACGTCCCCTACGGCATCTGGTCGAGAGCCATGACCCCGCTCGGCTGA
- a CDS encoding amidase domain-containing protein, translated as MKSRKLSRKRSRTAIISAAAASVVAGVALVPNWSAGAAVVDDPTVNAATKATFQKLADAVFTDRTQALVHGATTKQSTSRFSGDVRLSSTQSRDEKSALSQLRGRQSSIAKLGETYRTGATKVTLDATRVTGRTAKADVTETTTLTYAKATGNEPKTTGFQAHHELTFKADQQGTWQLSNIQDTDTGGLAVNTVAKPAVKASPAPADDGNTTPDAPRAATTRNPVAVPKTSTTYDYKAMATYAEKYWNVYNTAYPDFNGHADGGDCTNFVSQSLKAGGWKHVPGYVYDYTKWFGTADIQSDSFVGVNEWSWFAQNSKRTTPLANVYQLEVGDVLQMDFDRDGAKDHTMIVTAKSNGVPYVTYHSNNTLRRSVASLIASYPNAYYYAYRT; from the coding sequence TTGAAATCCAGAAAACTGAGCCGTAAGCGGAGCCGTACGGCCATAATCTCGGCGGCCGCCGCCTCGGTCGTCGCCGGCGTCGCCCTCGTGCCCAACTGGAGCGCGGGCGCTGCCGTCGTCGACGACCCGACCGTGAACGCCGCGACCAAGGCGACCTTCCAGAAGCTGGCCGACGCGGTCTTCACCGACCGCACCCAGGCGCTCGTCCACGGGGCCACGACGAAGCAGAGCACCTCGCGCTTCTCCGGCGACGTCCGTCTCTCCAGCACCCAGTCGCGCGACGAGAAGTCGGCGCTGAGCCAGCTGCGCGGCCGCCAGAGCAGCATCGCGAAGCTCGGCGAGACGTACCGCACGGGCGCCACCAAGGTCACGCTGGACGCGACCCGGGTGACCGGCCGTACCGCGAAGGCCGACGTCACCGAGACGACGACGCTGACGTACGCGAAGGCCACGGGGAACGAGCCGAAGACCACCGGCTTCCAGGCCCACCACGAGCTGACCTTCAAGGCCGACCAGCAGGGCACCTGGCAGCTGTCGAACATCCAGGACACGGACACCGGCGGCCTCGCCGTCAACACGGTGGCCAAGCCCGCGGTCAAGGCGTCGCCCGCCCCGGCCGACGACGGCAACACCACGCCGGACGCGCCGCGCGCGGCCACCACCCGCAACCCGGTGGCGGTCCCGAAGACGAGCACGACGTACGACTACAAGGCGATGGCGACGTACGCCGAGAAGTACTGGAACGTCTACAACACCGCCTACCCGGACTTCAACGGCCACGCGGACGGCGGCGACTGCACCAACTTCGTCAGCCAGTCCCTGAAGGCCGGCGGCTGGAAGCACGTCCCGGGCTACGTGTACGACTACACGAAGTGGTTCGGCACCGCCGACATCCAGTCGGACTCCTTCGTCGGCGTCAACGAGTGGTCCTGGTTCGCGCAGAACTCCAAGCGCACCACCCCGCTCGCGAACGTCTACCAGCTGGAGGTCGGCGACGTCCTCCAGATGGACTTCGACCGCGACGGCGCCAAGGACCACACGATGATCGTGACGGCCAAGAGCAACGGCGTCCCGTACGTCACATACCACTCGAACAACACCCTGCGCAGGTCGGTGGCGAGCCTCATCGCGTCGTACCCGAACGCGTACTACTACGCCTACCGCACCTGA
- a CDS encoding TetR/AcrR family transcriptional regulator: MSADDDHRAPRDRILAATAQLLTEGGREAVSTRAVGSAAGVQAPTIYRLFGDKQGLLDAVATEGFAAYLDSKTDLAPTTDPVADLRAGWDLHIGFGLANPALYLLMYAEPRHGATPPKAAVAGAEILAGHIHRIAEAGRLRVGEERAAQLVHAAGSGTAISLIGLPEDRRDLELSTLARESVIAAITTEAPVSDSPGPVPAAVALRAVLQRTDVLTDGELSLLREWLDRIARSTP, encoded by the coding sequence ATGTCTGCCGACGACGACCACCGCGCCCCCCGCGACCGCATCCTCGCCGCCACCGCCCAACTCCTCACCGAGGGCGGTCGCGAGGCCGTGTCGACGCGGGCCGTCGGGAGCGCGGCCGGGGTCCAGGCGCCGACCATCTACCGGCTCTTCGGCGACAAACAGGGGCTGCTCGACGCGGTCGCCACGGAAGGCTTCGCGGCCTACCTCGACAGCAAGACCGACCTCGCCCCCACCACCGACCCGGTCGCCGACCTGCGCGCCGGCTGGGACCTGCACATCGGCTTCGGGCTCGCCAACCCGGCGCTGTACCTGCTCATGTACGCCGAGCCCCGCCACGGCGCGACCCCGCCGAAAGCCGCCGTCGCGGGCGCCGAGATCCTCGCCGGGCACATCCACCGCATCGCCGAGGCGGGCCGACTCCGGGTCGGCGAGGAGCGGGCCGCCCAGCTCGTGCACGCGGCCGGCAGCGGTACGGCGATCAGCCTCATCGGCCTGCCCGAGGACCGGCGTGACCTCGAACTGTCCACGCTGGCAAGGGAGTCGGTGATCGCCGCGATCACCACCGAGGCCCCGGTGAGCGACTCCCCCGGCCCGGTCCCCGCCGCCGTGGCCCTGCGCGCCGTGCTCCAGCGGACCGACGTCCTCACCGACGGCGAGCTGAGCCTGCTGCGGGAGTGGCTCGACCGGATCGCCCGCAGCACGCCGTGA
- a CDS encoding NmrA family NAD(P)-binding protein: MIVVTGANGQLGRGVVDRLLVRVPAERIAVSVRDPERAEELGKRGVRVRRGDFADPASLADAFEGAEQILLVSAASTGDTALRQHRTAIAAARESGARRILYTSHMGANPASPFAPMPDHAETEGELRDSGVPFTSLRNGFYAATTVMLLGAALKTGELSAPEDGPVSWTAHADLAEAAAVVLAEEGRFDGVTPPLTGTEALDLAEVAALASSITGRAIKRVTVSDEEYRADLVSHGVPEEQADMLVGLFRASREGEFAEVGPALGELIGRAPMSLRNVLEAALA, translated from the coding sequence GTGATCGTCGTCACCGGAGCCAATGGGCAACTGGGCAGGGGAGTGGTGGACCGGCTGCTCGTCCGGGTCCCCGCCGAGCGGATCGCCGTGAGCGTCCGCGACCCGGAGCGGGCCGAGGAGCTGGGGAAGCGGGGCGTCCGGGTTCGCCGGGGCGACTTCGCCGACCCCGCGAGCCTGGCCGACGCCTTCGAGGGCGCCGAGCAGATCCTCCTCGTCTCCGCCGCGAGCACGGGCGACACGGCGCTACGGCAGCACCGTACGGCGATAGCGGCGGCCCGCGAGTCCGGTGCCCGCCGCATCCTCTACACCAGCCACATGGGCGCGAACCCGGCCTCGCCCTTCGCGCCGATGCCCGACCATGCCGAGACGGAGGGCGAGTTGAGGGACTCGGGCGTGCCGTTCACGTCGTTGCGCAACGGCTTCTATGCCGCTACGACCGTGATGCTGCTCGGCGCCGCGCTCAAGACGGGTGAGCTGTCCGCGCCGGAGGACGGACCGGTGTCCTGGACGGCGCACGCGGATCTGGCGGAGGCGGCGGCGGTGGTGCTGGCGGAGGAGGGGCGGTTCGACGGGGTGACGCCGCCGCTCACTGGTACGGAGGCGCTCGACCTGGCGGAGGTGGCGGCTCTGGCCTCGTCGATCACGGGCCGCGCGATCAAGCGGGTGACGGTGTCGGACGAGGAGTACCGGGCGGACCTGGTATCCCATGGCGTACCGGAGGAGCAGGCCGACATGCTCGTGGGCCTCTTCCGGGCAAGCAGGGAGGGGGAGTTCGCGGAGGTGGGGCCGGCGCTGGGGGAGTTGATCGGGAGGGCGCCGATGTCGTTGCGGAATGTGCTTGAAGCTGCGCTGGCTTGA
- a CDS encoding DUF4097 family beta strand repeat-containing protein, with protein MTRTGAHSHTHGRTRTTRALTATSTLALLLLTATACGTASAGDDKHPDHRAFALAGRTLTIDSDDSALEVVAADSNPAGKIEVTRWWQGSVAIGSDPKVTWAMKGDRLVLRTKCSGVIADCSAKHRIEVPRGVAVKVEDGDGSVRAQGFADALDIRTHDGSIHVTDSTAPLTLHSGDGSVHAEVSSRQVRTTTGDGSVHLELGAVPDLVESSSGDGSVTIALPTGAAKYRVTTKTGDGSVDVSVPRDSSSSHVVTAHTGDGKVTVRNAN; from the coding sequence GTGACCCGCACCGGCGCCCACAGCCACACTCATGGCCGCACCCGCACCACCCGCGCCCTCACCGCCACCAGCACCCTCGCCCTGCTGCTCCTCACCGCCACCGCCTGCGGTACCGCATCCGCCGGGGACGACAAGCACCCCGATCACCGCGCCTTCGCCCTGGCCGGTCGTACGCTCACCATCGACTCCGACGACTCCGCGCTGGAAGTCGTCGCCGCGGACTCGAATCCGGCCGGGAAGATCGAGGTCACCCGGTGGTGGCAGGGGAGCGTGGCGATCGGGTCGGATCCCAAGGTGACCTGGGCGATGAAGGGCGACCGGCTGGTGCTGCGGACGAAGTGTTCCGGGGTGATCGCCGACTGTTCGGCCAAGCACCGGATCGAGGTGCCGCGCGGGGTCGCCGTGAAGGTGGAGGACGGGGACGGGAGTGTGCGGGCGCAGGGGTTCGCGGACGCCCTCGACATTCGTACGCACGACGGGTCCATCCATGTGACCGACTCCACCGCACCGCTGACCCTGCACAGCGGGGACGGTTCCGTGCACGCCGAGGTGTCGTCCCGGCAGGTGCGGACGACCACCGGTGACGGATCGGTGCACCTCGAACTCGGCGCCGTACCCGACCTGGTGGAGTCCAGCAGCGGCGACGGGTCCGTGACGATCGCGTTGCCCACGGGCGCCGCGAAGTACCGCGTGACCACCAAGACCGGCGATGGATCGGTGGATGTGTCCGTGCCCCGGGACTCGTCGAGTTCTCATGTGGTGACCGCCCACACCGGCGACGGGAAAGTCACGGTGCGGAACGCGAACTGA
- a CDS encoding HAD family hydrolase has translation MTKSVVLWDFDGTLAFRGGRWRGCLVEALDEVAPGHGVVAADVAPGLRDGFPWHRSESGHPELSSPDAWWGDLQPLFVKAYVGAGVEAGPAALAASRVRAHYIDASRWAVFPDSLAALEELAAAGWLHVVVSNHVPELDGLLRDLGLGRHFAAVVNSSLVGWEKPHRRIFEVALERAGSPERVWMVGDNPVADVVGAQALGIPAILVSPAESGLQPAVRRILNGDVDGDVDVDSP, from the coding sequence GTGACCAAGAGCGTCGTGCTGTGGGACTTCGACGGGACCTTGGCGTTCCGGGGCGGTAGGTGGCGTGGGTGTCTGGTGGAGGCGTTGGACGAGGTCGCGCCCGGGCACGGTGTGGTCGCTGCCGATGTGGCGCCGGGGCTGCGTGACGGTTTTCCCTGGCATCGGTCCGAGAGCGGGCATCCCGAGCTGAGCAGCCCTGACGCGTGGTGGGGCGATCTTCAGCCGCTCTTTGTGAAGGCGTATGTCGGGGCGGGCGTCGAGGCCGGGCCGGCTGCCCTTGCCGCGAGCAGGGTGCGGGCTCACTACATCGATGCGAGTCGTTGGGCCGTCTTCCCCGACAGCCTCGCCGCGCTGGAGGAACTCGCCGCCGCCGGTTGGCTTCACGTCGTCGTCAGTAATCATGTGCCGGAGTTGGATGGTCTGCTTCGGGATCTCGGGCTCGGTCGGCACTTCGCGGCCGTCGTCAATTCCTCGCTCGTCGGGTGGGAGAAGCCGCACCGTCGGATCTTCGAGGTGGCGTTGGAACGGGCCGGGTCTCCCGAGCGGGTCTGGATGGTCGGTGACAATCCGGTGGCCGATGTCGTCGGCGCCCAGGCCCTCGGGATCCCCGCGATCCTCGTCAGTCCGGCGGAGAGTGGGTTGCAACCCGCTGTGCGGCGCATTCTCAACGGCGATGTGGATGGGGATGTGGATGTGGATTCCCCGTAG
- a CDS encoding MarR family winged helix-turn-helix transcriptional regulator, translating to MTASDRTPTPASTSTSTSTSTEVGLRYLSLGHHLRRTVDDTMAAAGLSLARTKVLQVLELRGAVRQSILAEELGQAPRSVTQSIEALEREGLIERTPDPDDGRSKLVHLTPKGAKALKAGTAAGEETLRKVFGPLGHEQLAVLDRLLDTIQAGLPTPPRASTPHPARECQG from the coding sequence ATGACGGCGAGCGACCGCACCCCGACCCCCGCCTCCACCTCCACCTCCACCTCCACCTCCACCGAGGTCGGACTGCGCTACCTCTCCCTCGGGCACCACCTGCGCAGGACGGTCGACGACACGATGGCGGCCGCCGGCCTCTCCCTCGCCCGCACGAAGGTCCTCCAGGTGCTCGAACTCCGGGGCGCCGTACGGCAGTCGATCCTGGCGGAGGAGTTGGGCCAGGCCCCCCGTTCGGTCACCCAGTCCATCGAGGCGCTGGAGCGCGAGGGGCTGATCGAACGGACGCCGGACCCCGACGACGGCCGGTCGAAGCTGGTCCACCTCACACCGAAGGGCGCCAAAGCGCTGAAGGCGGGGACGGCAGCCGGAGAAGAGACTCTACGGAAGGTCTTCGGCCCGCTGGGCCACGAGCAACTGGCAGTACTGGACCGCCTCCTGGACACGATCCAGGCGGGCCTGCCCACTCCGCCACGGGCATCAACTCCCCACCCCGCAAGGGAATGTCAGGGCTAG